The following is a genomic window from Panulirus ornatus isolate Po-2019 chromosome 16, ASM3632096v1, whole genome shotgun sequence.
CcccgagtatgtgtgtgtgtgtgtgtgtgtgtgtgtgtgtgtgtgtgtgtgtgaggagagcctCTCTCATCATTTCAAGAAGTTTGGTTAAAGATACAGGTACCTCAACGCTCGCATAAATTCTAAGAATTAGACTCCGAGCTCTCAAGCATCCGTCAGCCAACCACGATGGCTCTCGGCAGCGTTGATCAACCGGTCTCGAAACTGCATACAAGCTGCATACTCCGGGCCAATCACCTCAAAGCTTTTCTCCCCCCCGCGCAGTAGTTGCCTCTCGGTGCATTCCTGTCGGTACTATAAACCGAAACCTCCTCAAGCAATGGACGCAATACCAGAGGTTCTCGTTCTGAAGAGAGTGTCTGTCTCCATCGACCCtatcgtaaaaagaaaaaagtttattcTCGTCATTTTTGACTGTGGGCTTTGAGAACGCATGAGAAGCTCCACTcgtctcttatgtcctgccttcTCAACTGTGATCACTGTAACCAAGCTTCTATGGTAAACCAGCTCAAGTTTTCAAACTGTTAAGCTTTACGCTAACTTTTGctgaatatttgcgtgtggttCAACATGCAGTAATGTTTATTCCCAATTACCTTGCTTACATATGATACAGAAAATATTAGGGGACCTAACAAATGCACACCAACTTTGGTAAATGTAACACAGATATCTCAGCAACTATTTTCCGTGCGAATATTAAAACTCATTCACCATTCGTGgttgtcataatgctctcaggaGATGATCATAATTTGATGTATTCTATCATGAATATCTGAAAATGCAAATATCTGAGCATGTCACGTGTACGGTTACAGCCATATGCTTATCGTCACCGGCTCGCTTGGTGTTACGGTCGAGATGTTACTGCTGGAGGCAACTTTGACGTCAGCACTGGTCATTGTAGCGGCAGGAAATACACCAGGTGAGTGAAGAAagtgacagagagaaaaaaaaaaaaatgactacttTTCGGAAGAGGTTTTGTACATCCGATGGCTAATGCTCTTTCACTAGATCCCCTCCTGAACCTCTCGCCCTTAGCCTTCACCAACATACTATGTATTTGTCTCTAAACTCTAATTGCATAGCAAGATTTATATCATTTGTTTTGCCCATTCCTTATGTTCTTCgaacctcccccaccttccccctctcctcaccgccaccatcaccgcaCACACATAAACTCACATGACGATGCACACACGCAAGTATGtattgcactatattcgtgttcacatACCTCCACGTTTGACAGTAACTTCGGTGAAGGTGTCATCCACTggataatgtgagcctgatgggaaacgaCCATTCTAGACACCTAtgctcatggacgtgagacgaaggatattcggtTACTAGTAATGGTATAGTCACCTCTCTCTAATGGGCTCCACAGCCTCGAAGATAAcgtccccacctcccacacaaatggtataTTATCCTCACCCTCTGCATTCACAGCCTGCTTCACAGGTGTCTGGTGATACTATCATATTTGCTCCTATAATTCTTCTTCACTATCTTATCTTGTTTACCTACACAGAAGTCCAGTTGTACCGTTCATCTTGAAGTGAtgtcttactctttttttttttttttccagtcgttAGTCTAGCAAGTTTACAGTTCTTTAGGATGCCATCCATCCATCTGATCCGTCCAGTCAACCAGGGTAACTTGGCAATGTTATAGTTTTGACATTTTATGCTTTCATATTCGTGCAGCGGTTTTCTTCGTTACAGATGTGACTGGTGAGGGGCAAGTCGGAAACCTCAGTGGGTGGCAGAGCGATGCATTCGCTGCCATAAAGAGCGGAAGCCTCATGCGTTTCAAGTATGTTCAGGTGCCCAacctgtctgtatgtatgttaaCTTGTATCTTAGACTCACATATCTTGTCTGTATCGTTACGTCTCCCTCCCAAGTAAGGagacatttgtttttcttttcactaaCAGTGTGACCACGCAATATATCTGACCTACATAGCACGGGGCGAGACAATCCCCCTGAAAAGGGTCATATCGGACGAAATGGAAAAGAGGTCGAAGGCTGATGGCGTCGAtggtgtagtaaagatgatatTTGACCCCACCAGTTAAGGATAAGGCCAATTGTGTCGAGGAAATATTGAAGATGTAATGATCATGGCCACTGATCTGATCCGTGAAGATGTAATGACGATGTGGGAATAGAAAAGACGAccagtgacaccccccccccctttttttttgtgtgtgtgtgtgtgtgtcagtaatggTTCTGTTCTGACAGGTTCCCACGGGCTCCACACCTCCTGGTGGCGGCAGAGCCTTGGCCACCCCACGTCTACGTGAACAAGGCCGCTGACGGGTCGGTGAAGGTCACTGGCCCCATGGGTCAACTGCTAGACACCCTCGCTTCCTCAGTCAATTTCACGTAAGTCCTAAAGGGTTCTGCGGTGTTGAGGGCTATGCTACACTCGTCCCTTCAGGCAAGTGTTACAGAAGTTTGGCCATCATTAGCTGTGGTTACGCTAACTGCTTTGTATTTCATCACTTAACATTAACATTCATCACTTTCCAAAGTAAAGACAAATCACTTGTGCAACAGTTCAGAGGGTCAATCATCCCTACGATCATCCTCTCCTGTGGTGGTTCATCATGACAGAAATACTGGTACAAATACTGACGTGTGATGCAATATACTTATACTATATGTAGAATGCGACGTTGCAGGTACAAAATGTTCTTGTGATTCAGGTACAGCCTATAGCAGGATTGTAGTGTGTTGCAGGCTACTCACGCAGCAGATCAAGTGTGTTCTTTAAAATGGTTCATCTCACAGGTACAGCGCGGTGCAGAAGGACGGGTACTGGGGCGCACCATGGCCAAACGGGTCGTGGAACGGCATGATTGGCACTGTGCTTAGGAAGGTGACTCGATTCACAGTTTACTTCCACTCATATGTGAGCCTCACCTGCCATAAGCTTTAACTGTAGGTGTGAACTATATTTTTGGTACATCAAGCTCTCTCGGTGTTTTAATGTGAGCTGCGTGTTCGTGTCCAGGAGGCAGACCTGGGGCTGGGACCATTTGGGATGTCCTACTCGAGGAGCAGGGTGGTTGATTTCACTACTCCGGTCTTCATGGAGATGCTCCACGTCCTGGTGACCCGTCCTTTACCCGAACCCAATCCTATGGGATTTCTGGCGCCATTCTCGTGAGTACTCTGACCTGCCATCCCTCTAGCTTTAGTGTGTACTTTCCTTCCTTGTTCCTACAGTGACCTTCCCTATTACAGCCGTAGTAGCCCTGATGTCTTTTAAGACTCGTCTTCTCTAGTCTCTAACACGACCTCTCCCCCAGCCCCTATGTGATCTGCACCTTCCTAGCTATGAAATTACTTGCCCTTTTCCCCATCCATTTGTATCGCCTACCTTCCTTCAGCCATCAAGGTTTTCTGTCTTTCTTTAGATTTAGATTTACCTGCTGTTTCAAAAAACATCGTTTGCACTTCCTACACTTTTAGCTTTAATATCAcctacccttttttttcccacccttgAGCAACTCAGTTCTCCTGACCTCTGATATGACCTACCCTCCTAAATGCCCCGTGCGATATGCCATCCCAAAGAGTAAAAGAGACCCATTCATCTGAGCTCTTATGAGCACCCTACCATTCCATGTGTAACGAAGGAACTAATAAAACATTTCTCAGTCCTAGCATAACTTACCTCAGTCCAGCTGTCATGCACCTTTCCTATCATCCATGTTTGATACCCTAAcacaatcccggtataccatctTATCAGTTGCTATAAAGCGTTCGCCCAGACATGTCACCAAGCCCTGATGTCACTTTCTCTTTTGCCAGCCTCAGCTGACGCCAGTCTCCCCTAAATCCTGAAGTGTGATCTATTTGCTTTTACCAGTTAGAGAGAAACACATCAATACGTAACCACAGTATCACCTGCCGTTCCTCTAAACAAGAGCTACCTCCTCACGCCTAGTCCTAATGTAAGCTAATAATCTTGAGTCGGTGAAAAGTCTTGACCACAGCCAAAGAGCGAGGAATTCTCCCTCAAGCCCCTTTCCCACACTTAGTATAACCTGTTTGGCCTGAAGCAGCGGTACGCCTTACTTCAAAGAGTCCAACAAAAGAAGACTAACCAGGTGGTGATGTGGGCACAGGTGGTACGTGTGGGTGGGGCTGCTGCTAGCGCTGCTGGCAATGTTGGTGACCAGTACTGCGATCGTGCGCATCTTGGGTTTCGGGGGACCAAAATCAGTGACTCGTCACTTCTGGTCTTTCTACAGCATCTCCTTCACACAGTGTAAGTTTAATGTTAGGCACGCTCGTGCTGCATGCGGATTTATCGTCCTGTACACTAGGCATTCAAGCATGGGAAGGTAAGTCTTACAAAGGTGTGGGTACTTTGATGGCTTGTCTGATCCAGGCATTTCACCTTGTTAATCGTCAGTGGCTTGATCTTTGAATTTTCGAGATGGGCAAACTTCTTTCATGGGTCCcactgtgatcatatatataacatgatataaTTGATTTCCTATGTTTCAATACTGAAGAACAAAAATGTCGTTTCATAATGACCATCATAAAAAGTTTAGTCGACAATTTTTAGGCATAGAGTCTGATACATGGGCTTCAATCACTCATGGCCCATTATCCTTTTCTTATCCAAGGCAGAGAGACTAAAGTAGTTGTATATATATCGTATTCTCGCATGTGGCTCTGCCATGGCGCTCCGTCCCGTACCTCCATCCACATGCAGTAATAGTTGCAGTGATATATGTCGAGTTCGACCACTTCCAGTCAGTTTCTTACTTCAGCTCTGCCATGGGTGCCGACCTCCGACACACTCCGCCTAGCCTTTTTCACCTGGATGTTCATCGTACTGGTCGTCGTCCGCAGctacaggtgatgatggtgatgtacgTTCATAGTAAGAGTGGCGAATAGTGATGGACGGTGACGTTGGTACAGTGGCGATGTTTGATGTGATCCTGACGATGAAGAGGGCGAAGTTGATGATCTGCGCTGAGATGAACGGAAATGCCTTCGATGATGAACATGGCTGTGATAATGGTTATGATATCTGTGATGATGACTGGATAATGAAGCTTATGATTAATGGTTAGGTTGGTGAATGACAGTGATAGTACCGGCGACTCTTATCATGGTAATGACGTGAGAGTTAGGGGTCCAGTGTGGAGGTAATTGTGACGGTAGCGGTGGTTGGTGTGATGTTTGTATTGGGAGAAATGGTGAGTGCGGAGATACCTGCAGTGGTAATGGAGACTGAAGTCACGAGGGAAGGACCATTAGAATGGTGGCCATTGCTTTTAGTGGTGAATACGTAAGTGTATGGAAATATACAAGAATTTTCATCTTATCGTCGTCGGAAATAAATCATTCCCTGTTGGTCACAATGGAAGTGACATTAGAGTACTGCAGGATAACACAACCTTAAGCATCTATTATAGAATGATTCCTGCACTGGAATTCCGCCCTGACACGCACCTGCTTTGAAGCATGAGTAACCTCTGCTCAAACACACCACTGACCTATGGCCTGATACAAATGACCTCTAACATATCAGTAACCCTAGTGTTGACACAACATTACCCCTCCCTTGACACACCAATGACCTTTGCCACGACTTGCCACAGTCTACAAAGTCTCTGTTCTCTGCCCTGGCACATCACagacctctcctccaacacaccgCTGACCTTCACAGGAACCTAGCGTCTACCCTGGTTCACGCCTGACACACTCTTAAACCCTTTCACGCTCAGGTTTTTGACCTCTGCCGTGACGCAACTCTCTCCATTGCcctgaaagaaagaataaaataaGCTCTTCTGCCCCGACAGACATATGACCTTTGGTCTAATATGGACCTGACTTTAGAACGGTCAAACTCATGACCTTCACACATGCACATCCTTAACTCCAAGTATTGCATCGTGTTTCACTCCTGACAACCTACTTGCTACACTGTTGACCAACGTAAGTACTTACTATGCAGAGATACTTCGAACCTTCTTCTTCACATACTCCTTCCTTCTGGCGTGATGTCTTTGGCTTCTTACTTCTCACAGCTCGACTTCTAGCTTGACATACCCTTGCCATGTGCTACAACACATTTCTGGTCTCTCTCCTGACATATACTTATTTCCTGACATACCCCTAAACCTTGGAAAGACATATCCATGATCTATCCCCGATATATTTATGACTTCAGCCCCCCACCATACATCTGACTAATATGGTGAATCGAACTTGTACTTCCTAACATCCCGTAATATACAGTGATCCTGACACAGCACTCATGTTCGACAGCGGTGCCCTGACGTCTTTGCTGGCGGTGAAGACGGTGACAGTGAAGTACAACTCACTGAGGGACGTCCTTGACgatcccagcctcacactgctCATGGAAGGCTCCACCGCCCTTACCGACCACCTTCAGGTATCTCCTATGTCGCTGCCATCTATGTCGCTGCCATGTCTGCATCATCTATGGGATAcctacttcctttttttttatgttagctgagacggcacgggaggCTGAGGCTTTAATCATGactatctcattaatgctatacaCAGATAtgcatataccctagcctgagccaggtacccatttcatcaaccaaactcctaagggtggatgaacagctaggttgactgtggaccgactgtcgtaaccgggattcgaacctgtgcgctcgacatGTTTTATTCCTGCCACTGCTCTTGTgaactgcaagtgtgtgtgtgtgtgtgtgtgtgtgtgtgtgtgtgtgtgtgtgtgtgtgtgtgtgtgtcctcccagTCCCTAAGAGTTCGACCTGACACACGCCACAAGCTGCTGCTCCTCACAGTTTCACTTCTCGTATAACGAAGCTGTGGATTGTCCTTCTTTTGTCCTTCGTATAGTATTTCCACCGTTAACAACTCAGTCTACATAATCCAGAGAAGATCAATTTCATCCATATTGTATCGTtctttttttcactcatcttGCCGTTCAACCACTACGGGAGAATACATTttgttcatttcattttttttttgtaagacaaACCTTGGGCAGTAGGGAAGTGCTTGACTAGCTAGAGGGTTGGATTCCCGGGTTGGTATGGGGCAAGTAGAAACaataactatgaaaaaaaaagatggagtgtaggaatacatatatataggagtgAGATGGAGGATAGCATGCAAATATTCCAGCCATAGGCGTTCGCACAACGGATAAAACATTCCCTCGCGAGGAAAAGTGTGCCAGCCGGAGCATGacatgaccctcctcctcctccggcagacGGTGAGGGACGGTGTGTATGCGGAGCTAGCGCGCGCTGCCGATGCCCGGGCGATGTACCTGAGGGCAAGCGAAACTTACGACGCCGCCTATTCCCTCATCCCCGACGGTAATTACGCCATGCTGATCGAGAACGTCGTCTGCAGGAAGATCTACTCTGAGCACTTCAGCAGGACAGGTATGGAAGGGTGCGCTGGGGGAGGAGATGAGAAGGCGCGGTAGAATGAATGAGAGGGTTTtaaggggagagtgagtgaggaggtcaAAGACGGAGAATGGGAGGGAGAAAGTTAACACctacataggagagagagagagagagagagagagagagagagagagagagagagagagagagagagagagagagagagagagagagtataacattctctcgtcttacaCTAAAAGTGAAGCTGAAACCAGCCATGACCACCATCACCGCGTCTTGCCCTCTCTCCCCCCAGGCCGCTGCAGTTTCTACATGTCCACCGTCAACTTCTGGAGGCTCATCGAGTGTATGATCGTGCAGAAAGGGAGTCCCTTACGCCAGCTGCTCGGCGTCAGGTaagctgatacttgctcaccttacACACGTATCACCTTGGAGAACATGGGATGCGTATCCTCCTTGGGTTACGATCTATGATAGTTATCatttatcaataataatgatggcTGGTTAACCCGTCTAGAATTCAAGAGAGACGTAATATCCTTCCCTTTCAAATATACCTTCTCATCATCTCTCAGTCGGAACCTCGTCGGTACaccgaaaaaaaaagtacaacatTCAATTGATCTACTTAAAATTTGTTTGtcacacacccactcacgcatacaacaaacacacacagcgagTGGGACACAACCACTATCaaatgcatacaaacacacatacatgatgaccgacacaaacatacacaaatggacacgaacaaaacaaaaaaaaaaaacgtaaataaCAGCACACGTAAACACAGTACATCTGGGAAAGACAACGGACAGGAACATTAAGAAGAATCACAAATACGTACGCAGGGTCTCACGCTCACGATACATATGTCACAACGTATCGCCGAGCTGATAAAGAAAAGACACCAGGGTGTGTGTTGCACCAACGGACGGCCACACAATCCTAGCATTGTGACAAATTGACAAATGGCTCCGATGACGTGAATGCTACAGACGAATTTCAGTGCAATCACTTTGATGTGGAAGTACGAAATCATGTCGACTTATGTTGTCTAATCCTTGCAGAATCTTAGTCCTGAAAGTATTCCATTAATGATCTGGTCACTGTGGAATCCTCGTAGGTGGCAATGATATCCTAATTAAAGGAGGGTTCTTatcttgagggagggagacattCATCACTGAAATGGCAAGATCCTGTTGCTAAAGGTGTGGAATATTAAAGACCTGGTTATTTGCAGGATCCGTGCGATAAGAGAATTTGGGATCTACGAGCGGTGGGAGTTAGACCAAATGCCTAACGTCACCCACTGCATCACAACGCCCAAGAAGATCAAGCGCCATGAACCTTACTCCATGGCTGACCTCTGGGTGAGTGGAGGCTACACTCTGGCTCTAACGTAAACCAAGGCTCCTGGCTGACGTCCCAAGGACTGTTGGATATCCTCTTAGTAGCTGGGGTTACTGATTGACCCATGGGTAAGTAGGTAAACCTAACCAGGGCGAGGGTTGTATAAGCTCACAGCCATACAGGTGGACAAGTTCTAGCTTTATTTGATAACGATCAACGTCTCTCTGGGTAAGTGGCATTGGTTGTCTAACCTGAAGCTGTTCTCCCCTTCTCACACGCCAGTTCATTTCATTGCCTCATGTGTTCAGTTATCTtactctcagcacaaatatcaaGATAATCTGGCTCACTACACATATCTATATGTGGTACACTCGCCAGATGTGTCAAGCTGTGCTATATTCACTACATATGTGTTGTATCACTTTGGGTAGGTCTCTCGAATGCACCAAAGAATCGGGCGTACGTAACAGCTTGTATTCCAACTATTTGATTTTCTGTTTTCCACTAAATGAGTGATCCTTCTGACAAAATTTTTGGTTCTCACAGGCAGTGTTCGTCATCCTTCTCTGCGGCTTCACCCTGGCTACTGCTGTGTTCTGCTGCGAGCTGCTGCTGTCCCCTTTACACCACCttcacaccccacacctcacgaCTCAGTGAAGTGAATACAGTTCGTCTATGACTAACGTCTTTCTACCCATATACCTCTTGCGTCATTAGTGTTCCTACATCTCCCCCTTCATACCTGATATGTCATTAATGCACGTAGCCCTTACATGTTCTTCCCTAATAATGCCTAACACACTTCGCTGCTCCGGCTATCATTGACCTCCATCCTGTGCCTCCATGACTCTTACCATAAGCGTAGCAAGACTTCAGCTTCATTCATTAGCCTCACACCTAGGTCCTTGCTAGTACCGATACACCTCACTGCCACGATCTATTTACCTTCATGTCTCAGTAATGCCTCTACAGCTCTCCTCCATGTTTCACTCTCGCACCTCACATTTCAATCCCTTCCCTGCAGTACAGGTTCGTGTTCCATTCTCACACTCAATATTTCACCCGTGTCTTTAAGGCTTTCAGCCATGTTCTACCTTCACACCTCTTACTTTACTCTCGTCTCCACTGCCCACATGCATGCTTACTCCTCACATATAACACCAAATCCTGTCGCTACTACTCACCCTCATGATCTTTTCCAATACCACGGTTGAATAAAACGTAACTTCaactgtactgctgctgctgtattccactcacacctcacaccagactctTGCTTCTGCGCATCATCATAAACTTTTAGATGACGGATCTGACTACAGAAACAATGATCGTCCACTTACAAACATTTCTAAATGTACAAAATGAAGTTGAACTTCGACACAATGTTATCTATATTAACAATGAATAAGGAAACAGTCATACATCATCCTCACATATAAAACCACAACAAAATCTTCATGTTCAAGTTAAACTTCACGTTCATACTTGGTCACTCACAGGCACAATAAAATCTTACCGTTGGCTTCACCTTCACAGATCATCACCTTCCTAATGTCCCTTCCATGTGTTCCTCATGTGCTGATGCCCCATTGCCTTCACATTCCACTCTCATAATTTCCACCTTCATAGTTTAGAGATGTTTTGCATTTATGAGTCACTGAAATGACAGTGTAAAAGACATACATGAGTAGAAAGTAAAGTATCTGTTCAGCTATAATGAAAAAACGTGTTTCTAATTCTCCTTGTGGCTTCTGAAGACACATCTACTAGTGTCCTGGACGGTTCTTTCAAGGTCAAAAGTTAATGTAGCAATCAGAGAGATATCCTGTCTTTTATACCAGACACGCGACCTTTTTGAAATCCCTCTGAAGTAAAGTTATATGCAAAGTTCGTGTTACATCTTCACTAAACTCCAGCAGAATAAGAAAGACAATACCAGGGATACAGAAAGATGAATAGCCTAAAAACATGAACTCCTTTGTTTCTTTGCATTACCCATTCACTTATAATAGGGAAAGCATCTACAGAATTCAACAGTTGCATCGGCTTTTTCTCCGTCAACTACTGCTCTGATGTACCTGCATACAACTATCAGCGAATCTTCCAACCCATATGTTCCC
Proteins encoded in this region:
- the LOC139753897 gene encoding probable glutamate receptor, translated to MAWQQDIRTHVGTNPVQPSADSCHMLIVTGSLGVTVEMLLLEATLTSALVIVAAGNTPAVFFVTDVTGEGQVGNLSGWQSDAFAAIKSGSLMRFKFPRAPHLLVAAEPWPPHVYVNKAADGSVKVTGPMGQLLDTLASSVNFTYSAVQKDGYWGAPWPNGSWNGMIGTVLRKEADLGLGPFGMSYSRSRVVDFTTPVFMEMLHVLVTRPLPEPNPMGFLAPFSWYVWVGLLLALLAMLVTSTAIVRILGFGGPKSVTRHFWSFYSISFTQSLPWVPTSDTLRLAFFTWMFIVLVVVRSYSGALTSLLAVKTVTVKYNSLRDVLDDPSLTLLMEGSTALTDHLQTVRDGVYAELARAADARAMYLRASETYDAAYSLIPDGNYAMLIENVVCRKIYSEHFSRTGRCSFYMSTVNFWRLIECMIVQKGSPLRQLLGVRIRAIREFGIYERWELDQMPNVTHCITTPKKIKRHEPYSMADLWAVFVILLCGFTLATAVFCCELLLSPLHHLHTPHLTTQ